In Variovorax paradoxus, a single genomic region encodes these proteins:
- the paaB gene encoding 1,2-phenylacetyl-CoA epoxidase subunit PaaB, with product MTVEQKQEWPLWEVFVRSKAGLDHKHCGSLHAADSKMAIQMARDVYTRRQEGSSIWVVRSEQIVASDPGDKDMFFDPAEDKVYRHPTFYALPKSVDHM from the coding sequence ATGACCGTCGAACAGAAACAAGAGTGGCCCCTGTGGGAAGTGTTCGTGCGCAGCAAGGCGGGCCTGGACCACAAGCACTGCGGCAGCCTGCACGCGGCCGATTCGAAGATGGCGATCCAGATGGCGCGCGACGTGTACACCCGCCGCCAGGAAGGCAGCAGCATCTGGGTGGTGCGCTCCGAGCAGATCGTGGCCAGCGACCCGGGCGACAAGGACATGTTCTTCGACCCGGCGGAAGACAAGGTGTACCGCCACCCCACCTTCTACGCGCTGCCGAAGTCGGTCGACCACATGTGA
- the paaA gene encoding 1,2-phenylacetyl-CoA epoxidase subunit PaaA, whose translation MYTQAMDTMGKDAGDGKQKAVRSAEEMRLEERFDAHIDAGDFIEAKDWMPEHYRKTLVRQISQHAHSEIVGMLPEGNWISRAPTLKRKAILLAKVQDEGGHGLYLYAAAETLGTSRDQMFDALHSGKAKYSSIFNYPTLTWADMGTIGWLVDGAAIMNQVPICRCSYAPYARAMIRICREESFHQRQGYEALLTMMTHGTDAQKAMVQDAVNRWWWPSIMMFGPPDDQSPNSAQSMRWGIKRFSNDELRQKFIDATVEQAAILGVTLPDPDLKWNEERQAHDFGTIDWSEFWRVIGGDGPCNRERLQARVDAWEEGAWVREAAMAHANKQPMKEAA comes from the coding sequence ATGTACACACAAGCCATGGACACCATGGGCAAGGACGCAGGCGACGGCAAGCAGAAGGCCGTGCGCTCCGCCGAGGAAATGCGGCTCGAGGAACGCTTCGACGCGCACATCGACGCCGGCGATTTCATCGAGGCGAAAGACTGGATGCCCGAGCACTACCGCAAGACGCTGGTGCGCCAGATCAGCCAGCATGCGCACTCGGAAATCGTCGGCATGCTGCCCGAGGGCAACTGGATCAGCCGCGCGCCCACGCTCAAGCGCAAGGCCATCCTGCTGGCCAAGGTGCAGGACGAAGGCGGCCACGGCCTCTACCTGTACGCCGCCGCCGAAACGCTGGGCACTTCGCGCGACCAGATGTTCGACGCACTGCACAGCGGCAAGGCCAAATACAGCTCGATCTTCAACTACCCCACGCTCACCTGGGCCGACATGGGCACCATCGGCTGGCTGGTGGACGGCGCGGCCATCATGAACCAGGTGCCGATCTGCCGCTGCTCGTACGCGCCGTATGCGCGCGCCATGATCCGCATCTGCCGCGAGGAGAGCTTCCACCAGCGCCAGGGCTACGAGGCCCTGCTCACCATGATGACCCACGGCACCGACGCGCAGAAGGCGATGGTGCAGGACGCGGTCAACCGCTGGTGGTGGCCCTCGATCATGATGTTCGGCCCGCCGGACGACCAGTCGCCCAACAGCGCGCAGTCGATGCGCTGGGGCATCAAGCGCTTCAGCAACGACGAACTGCGCCAGAAGTTCATCGACGCCACCGTGGAGCAGGCCGCCATCCTCGGCGTGACCCTGCCCGACCCCGACCTGAAGTGGAACGAGGAGCGCCAGGCGCATGACTTCGGGACCATCGACTGGAGCGAGTTCTGGCGCGTGATCGGCGGCGACGGCCCCTGCAACCGCGAGCGGCTGCAGGCCCGCGTCGACGCCTGGGAAGAAGGTGCATGGGTGCGCGAAGCCGCGATGGCCCACGCCAACAAACAACCGATGAAGGAGGCGGCATGA
- a CDS encoding penicillin acylase family protein: MTLNFRPIALACVALALAGCAATPSVPTGKVTIKRDSHGVPHVYANDVRGLFHGFGYAVAEDRLYQMEMARRAVLGTVSEVMGPAYVALDKGSRAGFTPASIRAQMDKLSGDDKAIFDGYAAGFNARVKEVLAAQATLLPKQFNDAGFKPKADWTGYDVAMIWVGTMANRYSNVSSEVANLRLLEQLRKARGDVAGRQLFDQIRWVEDPLAPTTVPRTGTRSQASAQPAAGGDVVSRLAPVSPELLVASNEIDAARRGVAEPWTRPIASNLWIAGPAKTTDGNAVLINGPQFNWFNPSYVFGIGLHGAGFDVTGNTPFAHPVVLFGTNGKIAWGATAGPLDVNDMYQEQLNPANPHEYRFNGAMRPMTKRTEVIKVKGQPDQSLDIYATVHGTVTNFDIPNGTAYSMKRSWDGYELESLLGWIHSMQATNWDQWLAQASRVAITINWYYADTSGNIGYVSPGRLPIRPATQDIRLPAIGDGSMEWLGIRPFSEDPKVFNPPQGYIANWNNQSAPGAVSDGGNYSVVDRVREFTARLEAKPRFTADELWALNRTTAYADTNARYIVPFAIEATRNLPANDPARRAAQMLAGWNMLNEDPAEHGVYDSPATTLMMHWLPILYKKVLADDLPPEVFAAYAGNGYAGETQVASIRPGNGLKLVYNALLGPKAGVPQTFDFFNGEDKNAVLRATLTQAMNELQQRLGSDTTKWRTPVVKHAFLTSNFIGAPQAGADELLTLPSFMNRGSQNDKVVLGAGGVTLCTAAPPGQSGFVAPDGRKSAHYADQMALFKDFGCKSEALTPAEVDRRAESTIQLSY, translated from the coding sequence ATGACATTGAATTTCCGACCGATCGCCCTTGCCTGCGTCGCCCTGGCGCTGGCCGGCTGCGCCGCCACGCCCTCTGTTCCCACCGGCAAGGTCACGATCAAGCGCGACAGCCACGGCGTTCCGCACGTGTACGCCAACGACGTGCGCGGGCTGTTCCACGGCTTCGGCTATGCCGTGGCCGAAGACCGGCTGTACCAGATGGAAATGGCGCGCCGCGCGGTGCTCGGCACCGTGTCGGAGGTCATGGGGCCGGCCTACGTGGCGCTCGACAAGGGCAGCCGCGCGGGCTTCACCCCCGCCTCGATCCGCGCGCAGATGGACAAGCTGTCGGGCGACGACAAGGCGATCTTCGACGGCTATGCCGCCGGCTTCAACGCCCGCGTCAAAGAGGTGCTGGCCGCGCAGGCGACCCTGCTGCCCAAGCAGTTCAACGACGCCGGCTTCAAGCCCAAGGCCGACTGGACGGGCTATGACGTGGCCATGATCTGGGTCGGCACCATGGCCAACCGCTATTCCAACGTGAGCAGCGAAGTCGCCAACCTGCGCCTGCTGGAACAACTGCGCAAGGCACGCGGCGATGTCGCCGGCCGCCAGCTGTTCGACCAGATCCGCTGGGTCGAGGACCCGCTGGCGCCGACCACCGTGCCGCGCACCGGAACGCGCAGCCAGGCCTCCGCGCAACCGGCCGCCGGCGGCGATGTCGTCTCGCGCCTCGCCCCCGTCTCGCCCGAACTGCTGGTTGCAAGCAACGAGATCGACGCCGCCCGCCGGGGCGTGGCCGAACCCTGGACGCGCCCCATCGCCAGCAATCTCTGGATCGCCGGCCCGGCGAAGACCACCGACGGCAACGCCGTCCTCATCAACGGCCCGCAGTTCAACTGGTTCAACCCGTCGTACGTGTTCGGCATCGGCCTGCATGGCGCGGGCTTCGACGTGACCGGCAACACGCCGTTCGCGCACCCGGTCGTGCTCTTCGGCACCAACGGAAAAATCGCCTGGGGCGCAACCGCCGGACCGCTGGACGTGAACGACATGTACCAGGAGCAGCTCAACCCGGCCAACCCGCACGAGTACCGCTTCAACGGCGCGATGCGCCCGATGACGAAGCGCACCGAGGTCATCAAGGTCAAGGGCCAGCCCGACCAGAGCCTGGACATCTACGCCACGGTGCACGGCACCGTCACCAACTTCGACATTCCCAACGGCACCGCCTATTCGATGAAGCGCAGCTGGGACGGCTACGAGCTCGAATCCCTGCTCGGCTGGATCCATTCGATGCAGGCGACGAACTGGGACCAATGGCTTGCACAGGCCTCGCGCGTGGCCATCACCATCAACTGGTACTACGCCGATACCAGCGGCAACATCGGGTACGTCTCGCCCGGCCGCCTGCCGATCCGGCCGGCCACGCAGGACATCCGCCTGCCCGCGATCGGCGACGGCTCGATGGAATGGCTCGGCATCCGGCCCTTCAGCGAAGACCCGAAGGTGTTCAACCCGCCGCAGGGCTACATCGCCAACTGGAACAACCAGTCGGCGCCCGGCGCCGTGAGCGACGGCGGCAACTACTCGGTGGTCGACCGCGTGCGCGAGTTCACCGCGCGGCTCGAGGCCAAGCCCAGGTTCACGGCCGACGAGTTGTGGGCGCTGAACCGCACCACGGCCTATGCCGACACCAACGCACGCTACATCGTGCCCTTCGCCATCGAGGCCACGCGCAACCTGCCGGCCAATGATCCGGCACGGCGCGCCGCGCAGATGCTGGCCGGCTGGAACATGCTCAACGAAGACCCGGCCGAGCACGGTGTCTACGACAGCCCGGCGACCACGCTGATGATGCATTGGCTGCCGATCCTCTACAAGAAAGTGCTTGCCGACGACCTGCCGCCCGAAGTCTTCGCGGCCTATGCAGGCAACGGCTATGCCGGCGAAACTCAGGTCGCGAGCATCCGCCCGGGCAACGGCCTGAAGCTGGTCTACAACGCCCTGCTCGGGCCCAAGGCCGGCGTGCCGCAGACCTTCGACTTCTTCAACGGCGAAGACAAGAACGCGGTGTTGCGCGCCACGCTGACCCAGGCCATGAACGAACTGCAGCAGCGCCTTGGCAGCGACACCACGAAATGGCGCACGCCGGTGGTGAAGCACGCCTTTCTCACCAGCAACTTCATCGGCGCACCCCAGGCCGGCGCCGACGAGCTGCTCACGCTGCCGAGCTTCATGAACCGGGGCTCGCAGAACGACAAGGTCGTGCTGGGTGCCGGCGGCGTCACGCTGTGCACCGCGGCCCCTCCCGGCCAGAGCGGTTTTGTCGCACCCGACGGTCGCAAATCGGCGCACTATGCCGACCAGATGGCCCTGTTCAAGGACTTCGGATGCAAGAGCGAGGCACTGACGCCGGCCGAGGTGGACCGTCGGGCCGAATCGACCATACAGCTGAGCTACTGA
- the paaK gene encoding phenylacetate--CoA ligase PaaK, which produces MTARHPAPGELDPIETASRDEIAALQLSRLRATLQRAYDNVPHYRKAFDAKGVHPDDLKSLADLSKFPFTVKSDLRDNYPFGMFAVPRTQVARIHASSGTTGKPTVVGYTKNDIDTWADLVARSIRAAGGRPGDMVHVSYGYGLFTGGLGAHYGAERAGCTVIPMSGGQTEKQVQLIQDFKPNIIMVTPSYMQVIIEQFERQGLDAKDSSLKIGIFGAEPWTEAMRRDIEARAGIDAVDIYGLSEVMGPGVASECVESKDGPVIWEDHFYPEIIDPETGELKADGEEGELVFTSLSKEAMPIIRYRTRDLTRLLPPTSRAFRRMGKIVGRSDDMMIIRGVNVFPTQVEEIVLAHQALSGLYQVHVSRADKLDQVEIHCELKPSDAAAADRAAIGDWVQHRVKTLIGISTSVVVHAPDEMERTQTGKARRVVDTRPR; this is translated from the coding sequence ATGACAGCCAGACACCCCGCCCCCGGCGAACTCGACCCCATCGAAACCGCCAGCCGCGACGAGATCGCGGCACTGCAGCTCAGCCGCCTGCGCGCCACGCTGCAGCGCGCCTACGACAACGTGCCGCACTACCGCAAGGCTTTCGACGCCAAGGGCGTGCACCCGGACGACCTGAAGTCGCTGGCCGACCTGTCGAAGTTCCCGTTCACGGTGAAGAGCGACCTGCGCGACAACTACCCCTTCGGCATGTTCGCCGTGCCGCGCACGCAGGTCGCGCGCATACACGCATCGTCGGGCACCACCGGCAAGCCGACCGTGGTGGGCTACACGAAGAACGACATCGACACCTGGGCCGACTTGGTCGCGCGCTCCATCCGCGCGGCGGGCGGCAGGCCCGGCGACATGGTGCATGTGTCTTACGGCTATGGCCTTTTCACCGGCGGCCTGGGCGCGCACTACGGCGCCGAGCGCGCGGGCTGCACCGTCATTCCGATGTCGGGCGGCCAGACCGAGAAGCAGGTGCAGCTCATCCAGGACTTCAAGCCGAACATCATCATGGTCACGCCCAGCTACATGCAGGTGATCATCGAGCAGTTCGAGCGCCAGGGCCTGGACGCGAAGGACAGCTCGCTGAAGATCGGCATCTTCGGTGCCGAACCATGGACCGAAGCCATGCGCCGCGACATCGAGGCCAGGGCCGGCATCGACGCCGTGGACATCTACGGCCTCAGCGAAGTGATGGGCCCCGGCGTTGCCAGCGAATGCGTGGAAAGCAAGGACGGCCCCGTCATCTGGGAAGACCACTTCTACCCCGAGATCATCGACCCCGAGACCGGCGAGCTGAAGGCCGACGGCGAAGAAGGCGAACTGGTCTTCACCTCGCTGAGCAAGGAGGCCATGCCGATCATTCGCTATCGCACGCGCGACCTGACGCGCCTGCTGCCGCCCACCTCGCGCGCGTTCCGCCGTATGGGCAAGATCGTCGGGCGCAGCGACGACATGATGATCATCCGCGGCGTCAACGTCTTCCCCACGCAGGTGGAGGAGATCGTGCTCGCGCACCAGGCGCTCTCGGGCCTCTACCAGGTGCACGTGAGCCGCGCCGACAAGCTCGACCAGGTCGAGATCCACTGCGAGCTCAAGCCTTCCGACGCCGCCGCGGCCGACCGCGCCGCCATCGGCGACTGGGTGCAGCACCGCGTGAAGACGCTCATCGGCATCTCCACCAGCGTGGTGGTCCACGCCCCCGACGAGATGGAACGCACCCAGACCGGCAAGGCACGCCGCGTGGTCGACACGCGCCCGCGCTGA
- the paaI gene encoding hydroxyphenylacetyl-CoA thioesterase PaaI, which yields MTDTQRTPQQTAEYVRDGMFANDNATKGLGMRIVEVGPGQATIEMCVRSEMLNGHATCHGGFMATLADSTFAFACNSYNELTVASGFSIDFIAPAREGDLLTARCHEVSKAGRTGVYDTEITNQRGERIAMFRGRSYTAKGRPAVATGDKAP from the coding sequence ATGACCGACACCCAACGCACGCCGCAGCAGACGGCCGAATACGTCCGCGACGGCATGTTCGCCAACGACAACGCCACCAAGGGCCTGGGCATGCGCATCGTCGAGGTCGGCCCCGGCCAGGCCACGATCGAGATGTGCGTGCGCTCCGAAATGCTCAACGGCCACGCCACCTGCCACGGCGGCTTCATGGCGACGCTGGCCGACTCCACCTTCGCCTTCGCCTGCAACTCGTACAACGAGCTGACCGTGGCCTCGGGCTTTTCCATCGACTTCATCGCCCCGGCGCGCGAGGGCGACCTGCTCACCGCGCGCTGCCACGAGGTGTCGAAGGCCGGCCGCACCGGCGTGTACGACACCGAAATCACCAACCAGCGCGGCGAGCGCATCGCGATGTTCCGCGGCCGCTCCTACACGGCCAAGGGCCGCCCCGCCGTGGCCACAGGAGACAAAGCACCATGA
- a CDS encoding enoyl-CoA hydratase-related protein codes for MTEPLVLISNAGAVRTLSLNRPAALNSFTTGLHAELLAALEAAAGDASVRCVVLTGAGRAFCAGQDLADPSVAPDPTPGAAPKDLGHVISTYYAPLVARLRSMRVPVVAAVNGVAAGAGANLALCCDLVVAGRSASFIQAFTKIGLVPDTGGTWLLPRLVGSARALGIAMLGDKLPAEEAARIGLIWQCVDDAALADTAAALATKLSSMPTRALVATRQAMAAAQDMDLGTALAEEARIQRDMGNADDYREGVEAFRAKRAPVFKDR; via the coding sequence ATGACTGAGCCTTTGGTACTCATCAGCAACGCCGGCGCGGTACGCACGCTGAGCCTGAACCGCCCCGCGGCACTCAACAGCTTCACCACGGGGCTGCATGCCGAATTGCTGGCGGCACTCGAAGCGGCGGCGGGCGACGCGAGCGTGCGCTGCGTGGTGCTCACCGGCGCCGGCCGCGCCTTCTGCGCCGGGCAGGACCTGGCCGATCCGTCGGTCGCGCCCGACCCGACACCCGGCGCCGCGCCCAAGGACCTGGGCCACGTCATTTCCACGTACTACGCCCCGCTCGTCGCGCGCCTGCGCTCGATGCGGGTGCCCGTGGTCGCCGCCGTCAACGGCGTGGCGGCTGGCGCGGGCGCCAACCTGGCGCTGTGCTGCGACCTGGTGGTGGCGGGCCGTTCGGCCAGCTTCATCCAGGCTTTCACCAAGATCGGCCTCGTGCCCGACACCGGCGGCACCTGGCTGCTGCCGCGCCTCGTGGGCTCGGCCCGCGCGCTGGGCATCGCGATGCTCGGCGACAAGCTGCCCGCCGAAGAAGCCGCCCGCATCGGCCTGATCTGGCAGTGCGTGGACGACGCGGCGCTGGCCGACACCGCCGCCGCACTCGCAACCAAGCTCTCCAGCATGCCCACCCGCGCCCTCGTCGCCACCCGCCAGGCCATGGCCGCCGCGCAGGACATGGACCTGGGCACCGCCCTCGCCGAAGAGGCCCGCATCCAGCGCGACATGGGCAACGCCGACGACTACCGCGAAGGCGTCGAGGCCTTCCGCGCCAAGCGCGCCCCCGTCTTCAAGGACCGCTGA
- a CDS encoding phenylacetic acid degradation protein PaaY: MPSYSIDGVIPVVDPSAYVHPTAVLIGDVIVGPNCYVGPCASLRGDFGRIVLEEGSNVQDHCCIHGFPDNDTVVEVNGHIGHGAILHSCIVRRDALVGMNAVVMDEAEIGEKAIVAACAFVPAGMKVPARSLVAGIPAKVKRELTDDEIAWKLEGTQTYQALTVRSLASLHEVAPLARVEQDRPRLPATDVRSLIATKRG; the protein is encoded by the coding sequence ATGCCCAGCTATTCCATCGACGGCGTGATTCCGGTCGTCGACCCGAGCGCGTACGTGCACCCCACGGCCGTGCTGATCGGCGATGTGATCGTCGGCCCCAACTGTTATGTAGGCCCCTGTGCCAGCCTGCGCGGCGACTTCGGCCGCATCGTGCTGGAGGAGGGCTCGAACGTGCAGGACCACTGCTGCATCCACGGCTTTCCCGACAACGACACGGTGGTGGAGGTCAACGGCCACATCGGCCACGGCGCGATCCTGCACAGCTGCATCGTGCGGCGCGACGCGCTGGTGGGCATGAACGCGGTGGTGATGGACGAGGCCGAGATCGGCGAAAAAGCCATCGTCGCGGCCTGCGCCTTCGTGCCGGCCGGCATGAAGGTGCCGGCGCGCTCCCTGGTCGCGGGCATTCCGGCGAAGGTGAAGCGCGAACTGACGGATGACGAGATCGCCTGGAAGCTCGAAGGCACCCAGACCTACCAGGCGCTCACCGTGCGCAGCCTCGCGAGCCTGCACGAGGTGGCGCCGCTCGCCCGGGTGGAGCAGGACAGGCCGCGCCTGCCGGCCACGGACGTGCGCTCGCTCATCGCCACGAAACGCGGCTGA
- a CDS encoding TetR/AcrR family transcriptional regulator has product MPRGRSATYDDQRELILAQAAQLFARSGYPATSMNQVAEACGLSKATLYHYYKDKSSLLISIAETHVSKLAALVAEEEASTHTDEQRLRRFIYRIVEEYAGAQDAHRVLTDDVRFLEEADRERVLDKEREVVAGFARAVSALRPGAPSDDLAKPLTMLLFGMINWMFTWMKPGGSLDHAAIAPIVADLFLGGIGAVKSPDYGAIEARAAEASAAVETQPQAATE; this is encoded by the coding sequence ATGCCGCGTGGAAGATCCGCCACCTACGACGACCAGCGCGAGCTGATCCTCGCGCAGGCCGCGCAGCTGTTCGCACGCAGCGGCTACCCCGCCACCTCGATGAACCAGGTGGCAGAGGCCTGCGGCCTTTCCAAAGCCACGCTCTATCACTACTACAAGGACAAGAGCAGCCTGCTGATCAGCATCGCCGAGACGCACGTGTCCAAGCTGGCAGCGCTGGTGGCAGAGGAAGAGGCGTCGACGCACACAGACGAACAACGCCTGCGCCGCTTCATCTACCGCATCGTCGAGGAATACGCGGGCGCGCAGGACGCGCACCGGGTGCTGACCGACGACGTGCGCTTCCTGGAAGAGGCCGACCGCGAGCGCGTGCTCGACAAGGAGCGCGAGGTGGTCGCGGGCTTCGCGCGCGCCGTCTCCGCACTGCGCCCCGGCGCGCCGAGCGACGACCTGGCCAAGCCGCTGACCATGCTGCTGTTCGGCATGATCAACTGGATGTTCACCTGGATGAAGCCCGGCGGGTCGCTCGACCACGCGGCCATCGCGCCGATCGTGGCGGACCTGTTCCTGGGGGGCATCGGGGCGGTCAAGTCGCCGGACTACGGGGCCATAGAGGCCCGGGCCGCCGAGGCCTCGGCAGCCGTGGAAACCCAGCCTCAGGCCGCGACCGAATAG
- a CDS encoding SDR family NAD(P)-dependent oxidoreductase, producing the protein MSEQATLGTAVVTGASAGLGKIYADRLARRGHDLLLVARRGDRLDEVAKALRAEYGVKVRTLVADLGAADDLERVANALATDPAITLLVNNAGTSTLAPVAQTSAAQLQSMLDVNIQALARLSHAVLPAFKARNRGTLVNIGSVLGFHTLPVSSIYSGTKAFVLAFTRGLQEEVAGTGVKVQLVLPAATATDIWELSGVPVSSLAEGTVMTAEQCVDAALAGLDLGEPITMPSVNEAALLAGFTEASGKLFLGSQRGTPAARYSVAA; encoded by the coding sequence ATGAGCGAACAAGCAACCCTCGGCACCGCCGTCGTCACGGGCGCATCGGCGGGCCTCGGCAAGATCTACGCGGACCGCCTGGCCCGCCGCGGCCACGACCTGCTGCTGGTCGCGCGGCGCGGCGACCGGCTCGACGAAGTGGCCAAGGCTCTGCGCGCCGAATACGGCGTGAAGGTGCGGACGCTGGTGGCCGATCTCGGCGCGGCGGACGACCTCGAGCGCGTGGCGAACGCGCTGGCCACCGACCCGGCGATCACGCTGCTGGTCAACAACGCCGGCACCTCCACCCTGGCCCCTGTCGCCCAGACCTCGGCGGCGCAGCTGCAATCGATGCTCGACGTGAACATCCAGGCCCTGGCCCGCCTGAGCCATGCGGTGCTGCCGGCCTTCAAGGCGCGCAACCGCGGCACGCTGGTCAACATCGGCTCGGTGCTGGGCTTCCACACGCTGCCGGTCAGCAGCATCTACAGCGGCACCAAGGCCTTCGTGCTGGCGTTCACGCGCGGCCTTCAGGAAGAAGTGGCGGGCACCGGCGTGAAGGTGCAGTTGGTGCTGCCGGCCGCCACGGCGACCGACATCTGGGAGCTGTCGGGCGTGCCGGTGAGCAGCCTCGCCGAAGGCACGGTCATGACGGCCGAGCAGTGCGTGGACGCGGCGCTCGCCGGCCTCGACCTGGGCGAGCCGATCACCATGCCGTCGGTGAACGAAGCCGCGTTGCTCGCCGGCTTCACCGAGGCCAGCGGCAAGCTGTTCCTCGGCTCGCAGCGCGGCACGCCGGCGGCGCGCTATTCGGTCGCGGCCTGA
- a CDS encoding TetR/AcrR family transcriptional regulator, whose amino-acid sequence MRYPAAETAEKHQKILAEASRLFKERGFGVSVSEIMKSTGLTHGPFYNHFESKEALMAECITHSAADALVELDAAGQTPEGMRAYVRDYMSHEHRDARAEGCLVAAFAGQAEGSAGVDASLTTYLKSVIDRFTRNFPWRAKKTAQQNARGDAIRMLASMYGGVVLARAVDDEALSEEILREVLAGLQAAEGLRKA is encoded by the coding sequence ATGCGATACCCCGCAGCGGAAACCGCCGAAAAGCACCAGAAGATCCTCGCCGAGGCCTCGCGCCTGTTCAAGGAGCGTGGCTTCGGCGTGAGCGTGAGCGAGATCATGAAATCCACCGGGCTCACGCACGGGCCCTTCTACAACCACTTCGAGTCGAAGGAGGCGCTGATGGCCGAGTGCATCACGCACTCCGCGGCCGATGCGCTCGTCGAACTCGATGCGGCCGGGCAGACGCCCGAAGGCATGCGTGCCTACGTGCGCGACTACATGAGCCATGAGCATCGCGACGCGCGTGCCGAAGGGTGCCTCGTGGCGGCGTTCGCGGGGCAGGCGGAGGGCAGCGCGGGTGTCGACGCGTCGTTGACGACGTACCTCAAGTCCGTCATCGACCGCTTCACGCGCAACTTTCCGTGGCGCGCGAAGAAGACAGCGCAGCAGAACGCACGCGGTGACGCGATACGCATGCTGGCCTCGATGTACGGCGGCGTGGTGCTGGCCCGCGCCGTGGACGACGAGGCGCTGTCGGAGGAAATCCTGCGCGAGGTGCTCGCGGGCCTTCAGGCGGCTGAAGGCCTTCGCAAGGCCTAG